One window of the Halobacillus litoralis genome contains the following:
- a CDS encoding histidine phosphatase family protein, with translation MDKLILVRHSETEGQHEDSPLTKLGIRQAQTLANFLDQASYEVNRIISSPYLRAVETIKPFARNKGIDIEKDERLEERVLSHEPIDDWEEVLHDTFQDPDLKLTGGESSQEAKKRVVTLIDELESQDCGNVLLVTHGNLLALLLQKYNREIGFYDWKRLSRPDVYLIQKQGGEYIVERIWED, from the coding sequence ATGGACAAACTAATTTTAGTACGCCACAGTGAAACTGAAGGACAGCATGAAGATTCACCCTTGACGAAACTAGGAATCAGGCAAGCTCAAACGCTGGCTAATTTCTTGGATCAAGCTAGCTATGAAGTCAACCGGATTATCTCAAGTCCTTATTTAAGGGCCGTAGAAACGATCAAACCTTTCGCCAGAAATAAAGGGATCGACATTGAGAAAGACGAACGGCTGGAAGAACGGGTGCTGAGTCATGAACCCATTGATGATTGGGAAGAAGTCCTCCATGACACCTTTCAAGATCCTGATCTGAAATTGACTGGTGGAGAATCTTCACAGGAAGCGAAGAAAAGAGTTGTGACTCTCATAGATGAACTAGAGAGTCAGGACTGTGGGAATGTCCTCCTCGTCACGCATGGAAATTTACTTGCCTTACTTTTGCAAAAGTATAATCGGGAAATCGGTTTTTACGATTGGAAACGCCTCTCTCGCCCGGATGTTTATTTAATCCAAAAACAGGGCGGAGAATATATAGTTGAAAGAATTTGGGAAGACTGA
- a CDS encoding indolepyruvate ferredoxin oxidoreductase subunit alpha, whose amino-acid sequence MAFVITSPCKEEKSGECVDVCPVDCIEEGKDMFYIDPAICIDCGACEAVCPVEAIYIEDEVPEKETPYIEMNRKFFEEQ is encoded by the coding sequence ATGGCATTTGTTATTACATCCCCATGTAAAGAGGAGAAATCCGGGGAATGTGTCGATGTGTGTCCAGTAGATTGTATCGAAGAAGGGAAAGATATGTTTTATATCGATCCTGCGATTTGCATAGATTGTGGTGCATGTGAAGCTGTTTGTCCGGTTGAAGCGATTTATATCGAAGATGAGGTACCAGAAAAAGAAACGCCATACATCGAAATGAACCGGAAGTTCTTTGAAGAACAGTAA
- a CDS encoding SDR family oxidoreductase, whose amino-acid sequence MTSLNNQSAIITGASSGIGKAIAHQLANEGTNVVLAARRADKLKDLAEEIAEQHGVEAKVVETDVTKREDVENLIEETKSAYGRVDILVNNAGVMLLSFLKNDHVDEWEQMVDVNIKGVLFGIHACLPAMLEQEAGHIVNVSSVAGHEVFPSSTVYSATKYAVKALSMGMEKELSRSGVRVTNISPGAVDTELTEHITDGDVIDMFKDRSMDPLEADDIARAVAYAVTQPSYVNVNEVIVRPMHQK is encoded by the coding sequence ATGACAAGCTTAAATAATCAATCAGCCATTATTACAGGGGCTAGCAGCGGAATTGGAAAAGCCATTGCCCATCAGCTGGCGAATGAAGGCACGAATGTTGTTTTAGCAGCTAGAAGAGCGGACAAGTTGAAAGATCTTGCTGAGGAGATCGCAGAACAACATGGAGTAGAAGCTAAAGTCGTGGAAACAGATGTCACCAAAAGGGAAGATGTAGAAAATCTTATAGAAGAAACGAAGTCCGCTTATGGGCGAGTAGACATTTTAGTGAACAATGCAGGTGTTATGCTCTTATCCTTTTTGAAAAATGATCATGTTGATGAATGGGAACAAATGGTTGATGTTAATATCAAAGGGGTCTTATTCGGTATACATGCATGTCTGCCTGCGATGCTCGAACAGGAAGCGGGCCACATCGTCAACGTTTCATCTGTTGCCGGCCATGAAGTTTTCCCTTCCAGCACCGTATATAGTGCGACCAAATATGCAGTGAAAGCATTATCGATGGGAATGGAAAAAGAATTATCCAGGTCTGGAGTCCGTGTGACTAACATTTCTCCAGGAGCGGTCGATACAGAACTTACTGAACATATTACAGATGGTGATGTCATTGACATGTTCAAAGACAGAAGTATGGATCCGCTTGAAGCTGATGATATCGCGAGAGCCGTCGCTTATGCTGTCACCCAGCCATCTTATGTTAATGTGAATGAAGTGATTGTGCGGCCGATGCACCAAAAATAA
- a CDS encoding acylphosphatase — MERKQITVHGRVQGVGFRAATKQVADQIGIYGLVKNQPDGTVLIEAEGPTDQLSRFIKEIEDGPTPFSKVKNMDVQEKDQLDNHKKFKVVQ; from the coding sequence ATGGAAAGAAAACAAATAACAGTCCATGGCCGCGTTCAAGGCGTCGGCTTCCGGGCAGCGACAAAGCAAGTAGCAGATCAAATCGGGATTTATGGGCTTGTGAAAAACCAGCCCGATGGTACCGTATTGATAGAAGCAGAAGGGCCGACTGATCAGCTCAGCAGGTTCATAAAGGAAATTGAAGATGGACCGACACCCTTCAGTAAAGTAAAAAACATGGATGTTCAAGAAAAAGATCAACTGGATAACCATAAAAAATTCAAAGTTGTCCAATAA
- a CDS encoding P1 family peptidase — translation MKSIHINDINGFSIGQKEDPEGHTGCTVILCENGAVAGVDVRGGAPGTRETDLLQSENLVQEVHGIFLAGGSAFGLDVGSGVMKFLEENDVGFDVRVTRVPIVPGAILFDLIEGRANIRPDKEMGYRASEIAWKIPGFKAGNYGAGAGAAVGKALGRKHSMKGGIGSCAYSVGDLKVGAVVAVNCFGDVVDPNTGEVIAGLQNAGRFLNTEEQIINRIDQSQTNRFRENTTIGAVLTNAKLHKSEANKLSSIAHDGLARTIRPSHTFIDGDTLFTLATGGVECDLNALSALANKVVEKAVINAVKSAASQNDLVSASDILKKR, via the coding sequence ATGAAATCGATACATATAAACGATATAAATGGGTTTTCCATTGGTCAAAAAGAAGATCCGGAGGGCCATACAGGATGTACGGTCATTCTTTGTGAAAATGGGGCCGTTGCAGGAGTGGATGTCCGTGGTGGAGCACCGGGAACGAGAGAAACGGACCTGCTGCAGTCTGAAAACCTCGTCCAGGAAGTTCATGGGATCTTTTTAGCAGGTGGCAGTGCTTTCGGTTTGGATGTTGGCTCTGGTGTGATGAAGTTCCTGGAAGAAAACGACGTCGGTTTTGATGTCCGAGTCACAAGAGTACCGATTGTTCCAGGGGCCATCCTTTTTGATTTAATTGAAGGACGCGCGAACATACGCCCCGACAAGGAAATGGGGTATCGCGCTTCTGAAATTGCCTGGAAGATTCCTGGTTTCAAAGCTGGGAATTACGGTGCAGGTGCGGGGGCGGCGGTAGGTAAAGCTCTTGGCCGGAAACACAGTATGAAGGGCGGAATAGGAAGTTGTGCATATTCTGTAGGGGATCTCAAAGTGGGAGCTGTAGTGGCTGTCAATTGTTTCGGTGATGTCGTAGATCCGAATACCGGTGAAGTCATAGCCGGTCTGCAAAATGCTGGACGCTTCTTAAATACAGAAGAGCAAATCATAAATCGAATCGATCAATCACAGACTAATCGATTCCGTGAGAACACCACTATTGGAGCAGTATTGACGAACGCAAAGCTACATAAATCTGAAGCGAATAAACTTTCCTCCATTGCTCATGATGGGCTGGCGAGGACGATCAGGCCTTCTCATACTTTTATTGATGGGGACACACTTTTCACTTTAGCAACAGGTGGGGTGGAGTGTGATTTGAATGCCTTGAGTGCTCTGGCGAATAAAGTCGTTGAAAAAGCGGTCATAAATGCTGTGAAGTCCGCTGCATCACAGAATGATTTAGTTTCTGCTTCAGATATTCTTAAAAAGAGGTGA